The Blastopirellula marina genome contains the following window.
TATCCTGCGAGATTGCCTTAAACGTAAGGGATTTGTGAACGCCCGCATCCAACCAGTGGCTGTCAATCTTTTCGCCGTCCAGTTTCCAATCAACGCTGCTGGTACGGGATCCACGATACTCTCGTAACAAATCCAAAGGTGCTGAAAACCTTTCAGGTAGAGAATTGCCCGCAGTTGCCCACTCGATAGCAATTTCATCTGTGATCGCGCGAATCCGAAGGCACTTTTCGTCTGAGCTGACGTGAACATCTGGACCTCGGCGGCGATTGCAAATTCCCAGCCCTTTTCGCAGGATCGTACAGAAGTCTTGAATTGTGGAGCCTTTAACCTGAATCATGTTAAACCTCATTGAGAAGAAAGCTCTGAATGAGGCTGCCGCTTCCTTCCATGGAAGACGGCCGCCATCACCAGGGAACTGGTTTAGTTGCAGGATCGTATATTGCGATGGCGATCGACTTCATCCCAGTCAATCGCATGTGGCTGTATCGATAAAGGTTCTGGGTCGTAATCAACTTGATCCGGATCTGCCAGTTGAAAACCAAGTCGACGAACCTCTCTTAGGTCATCGCCAGTAGCTGACGCGACCAATCGATCGAGTGCTTGCTGTATCATTGCATTTACTCCAATGTTAAAAAGCATTTGGGCAACGAAGACAAAATCAACGCCACCGTGGAAAGAGTGTTTGACCAAATTCAGGAGGACTATCTCTGTCGGTTGAGCCAGTGTGACTCAAGCCACTGTTGTTCCGCGAGAATCGCTGCTCCTCGATTCTTGAATGGCCCCAGAATTGGACCTCTTGTAGGCGTCATATCTGCAGTCCATTGCCCCATCTCACTTGGCTCAACATGACTAGCGCGTGTTATGTGAATTCGTCCCAAAGCACTCAAATCAAACAACTCATGGTAGAGACAGTGGGCTGAGCCATCTTGTTGAATAACGATTCTCATCCACACCCTCCTATCGAGGTCGACGTAGGATATTTCGACGAGGGCGATCCACTAGAAGTCCGTCCAAAGAGGACTGGACGGTCGCCAGTCGAGTTGCGACTTGCTGACGAAGCTGATGGCTGTCACGGAGTTGTTGGGGCTGTATGCCACCGACGACTTGCTGAGCCCGGTTGACGAGATCTTCAAGTTCTTCACTTGAACCAATATTGAGATCCCTAAACCGTCCGAAAAACGTAGTTAAATTTTCCAGTGCGGAATCGCGAAAAATTTTCGGCTTGCCATCATCGGAACCGGAAAGTCGTTCCGATAGATGCGAGACCAGTTTCTCAAGTTCCTCGATAAATGCCTGCTCAGCCATGCGAACGGCGTCATCAAACCGAGATCGAACCCGCCGACATTCCTCTTGGTACAGTTCGGGTGATAATTGCTGCAGATGCCGAGGTGCCTCGACATTGGGCCAATCCCAATTCAGATCGAATAAACCCTGCAGGCTGATCGGATAATCCGCTTCGTTGTAAAGCCGGCCCAAACGAAGTCGAGCAGCCTCCTTTAGATTGGTAAATTCTCTATCCAGCTCCGAGACGGCTTCTTGCAGATCTTGCTTGAGAGTCGTCATCCAAACTTGAATCGAGCTCAGGTCGTCTCGTTTTACAAGGCGGATACCAATCTCTGGAAACGGCAAGCTGACCGATTTCCAAAGTCCCACGGTACGGCTTCGGACATTCGTAACCGCCTTGTACCTAGAATGCGTCGTATCGATCAAGCGTTTTCCGGCGGAGATGACTTCGCCATCGGCGCCGAATGCCTCAGCCGCTTCCGAGCGTTGTTCGGATGTCAGCGATTTGCGGACCCCGAACCAACTAAAGCTCAAACGCATCGCGATCATCGTAGAACGTAGTCGCTCGGACGGAGACGAATCGACGGGTGGTGAATCGGTCATTGAATCGACCATCGTGCTCATGAATTGAACTTCCTTAACTTAGGGAGTAATGGTTCAGCGCAACAAAAAAGCCATGCCTCACGGGAGACATGGCTGTGGAGTTCAGGAGATTGATTGCTAAAGAATTTACTTAGTTCGCGGACGGATCTCGGTGAACCTTTCGCCGAGACTTCCCATGCCCATGGGATCTTTGATAGATGCCAGAATGACTTGCCGACAGGCAGCGACCACTCGCCCAAATTCGCAGCTTGTTGATCGATTCGGCTGCCGTCACGGCAATCGGCACCACGTTTTCCGCGGCCTGAATCAGCGGAACATCTAGCAATCCCGAGAGACGGCAACAGCTCTTGATTTCTGCACCGGACCAATTTGCATCATCAGGGAGACTTTGATCTCGGTCTATCTCGAAGTAATCCAGATAGATGTTCCAGATGGCGTCCTTTTCAGCTCGATCGGGCAGATCGAGGAAGAAAACGCCATCAAAACGTTCGGACCTTCCAAACTCCGATGGAAGTCGAGAAACATCGTTCGCCGTACAGACAACAAACACATCCGACTGATGATCATTCAGCCAACTAAGGAAGGTACCGAACATTCGCGATGCCACTCCGGAATCTCCATTCCCGTTAACGCCGGCGAACGACTTCTCAATTTCATCCAGCATGACAACGCATGGCGCCATGGCATCGATGACTCGCAAGGCCTGTCGGGTTCGCGATTCGCTCTCACCTACAAGCGAGCCCATGAGGCTGCCGACGTCGAGAATTAGGACGGGACGTCCCACTTCCTTTCCTAGGGCCTTAGCAAACTCCGACTTCCCACAACCGGGTGGCGAGAGCAGCAGGACGCCGCGCGGACGGCAATGGGAAGTCGTTCGGCCGTTGGGACGTAGGGCACGTCTCGTGAAGGCCTTGATGGACTCCATTCCCCCAAGGCTGTCAAAGTCTTGCGTTCCTCGATGTAATGATATCAGGCCACTCTTCTTGAGC
Protein-coding sequences here:
- a CDS encoding AAA family ATPase translates to MNLKTQLAEYVRACFTAIWVESHEHQDALSEISSLCRDEQWQLACWDIETGLQVAGSPDSESSVADPLTAIRASSALGNAGTPTILVLQNFHRFLSSAEIVQAMCQQIVAGKQTRTIFVILAPIVQIPLELERLFVVVEHALPNREQLEEIARGIATEPGELPDDLGLGRALDASAGLTRMEAENAFSLSLVRQQQITAEAVWELKTQTLKKSGLISLHRGTQDFDSLGGMESIKAFTRRALRPNGRTTSHCRPRGVLLLSPPGCGKSEFAKALGKEVGRPVLILDVGSLMGSLVGESESRTRQALRVIDAMAPCVVMLDEIEKSFAGVNGNGDSGVASRMFGTFLSWLNDHQSDVFVVCTANDVSRLPSEFGRSERFDGVFFLDLPDRAEKDAIWNIYLDYFEIDRDQSLPDDANWSGAEIKSCCRLSGLLDVPLIQAAENVVPIAVTAAESINKLRIWASGRCLSASHSGIYQRSHGHGKSRRKVHRDPSAN